CGCCAGCGCCGGCCGGGTGCTCGGCGTCGAACTGCCCGTCGAACCGCCGACTTCGCCCGGTCCGCACCTGCTGCGCCGCGTGACGGGCGGGAACACCCGGCTCGCCGAACGCTACCGGCACGGACGGGTACTGCTGGCCGGCGACGCCGCACACGTGCACTCGGCGGTCGGCGGGCCCGGCCTCAACCTCGGACTGCAGGACGCCGCCAACCTCGGCTGGAAGCTCGCCGCCACCGTCCAGGGCTGGGCGCCGCCCGGCCTGCTGGACACCTACCATGCCGAACGCCACCCGGTCGGCGAGCGGGTGTTCGTCCACTCGCAGGCCCAACTCGCCCTGATGGCACCGGGCGAGGGCGTCACCGCGCTGCGCGGGCTGTTCGCCGAACTGCTGCGGAACAAGGACAACGTCCAGCACATCGCGGACACGCTCGCGGGCAGCGACGTCCGCTACGCCATGACGTCCGCGCACCCGTTGGCCGGTCGGTTCGTCCCGGACACCGACCTGGAAACCGCCTCCGGGTCCACCCGGCCGGCCGAACTCATGCGTGGTGGGCGGCCGTTGCTGCTGGACCTGACCGGCGGAACCGGGCTGCCGGCGGCCACCGCGGCGCCCTGGAAGGACCGGATCGACGTGGTCGCGGCCGGCTGCGCCCGGCCGCCGGCCGCCGCCCTGCTGATCCGCCCGGACGGCTACGTGGCCTGGGCCGCGGCGGTCGGCGAGCCGGACGGGCAGGTCGTCGAAGGGCTCGGCTCGGCGCTGGCGGCCTGGTTCGGTGCGCCCGCCGCGGACCGAACGCGCCCGGCCTGAGCAGGCCCGACCTGGGACCGCCCGGCCGGGCTCCGGACGCGCGTGGGTGCTGTCCCCGGCGGTGCGGCAGCACGGCCGGGGACAGCGGATCGGGTGGCCCGGCCCGGGTCAGGGGCCCGGCCGAGGGGTCAGCAGGGGCCGTCGTCGCCCCAGACGCCCCACTGGCCGCTGGCGGTCGGGACCTCGTTCAGCGTCCACCACTTGGCGTGGTAGTTGTGGCCGGCGTACGAGACCTGGTTGCCGTTGGTGTAGGTGGTGCCCGCGTTCCACGGCGGGGCCGTGCAGACCCCGCCGGGGTTGGTCGGGGAGACGGTCGGCGAGGCGGTGGCCGTGGGGCTGGCGCTCGGGGTGCTGGTGGGCGGGGTGGCGCCGGCGAACTTCACCGTGTACTTGGTGAAGTCCCAGTCGGCCTGGGCCACGCTGGAGCAGGCTCCGGACAGGCCCGGGTCGACGGTGCCGGAGCACTGGCGGTCGCGGTTGACGGACCAGTACGTGTAGCGCGCCAGCCCGTGCGAGGTGGCGAAGTCCAGCACGGTCTGGAAGTCGGCCTGCTTGAAGTACTCGGCGGCGTCGGTGCGGCCGTTCATCAGCGAGACACCCTCGTGGGCGTAGGCGACGGACTCGCTCCAGCCGAAGGTGGTGCGCAGCAGGCCGTTGAACTTCACCAGCGCGTCGGTCTGCGCGGCGGCGCCGTTGAACCCGCCGTCGAACGGCATGATGGAGAAGTTGTTGGGCGTGAAGCCCTGCGACTTCGCCTCGTTGAGCATCTGCTGCCCGAACCAGCCGGTGCCGGCGTTGGTGCCGGCCGTGGTGATCGAGACGTACAGGCCGGGGTTGTTCTGCTGGAGGATCCGGGCCGCGCCGATCTCGTTGTGGATCGCCGCGGTGTTCTCGTACTCCGGCTCCTCCAGGTCGAAGTCGATGGCCTTCAGCGCGTACTTGGTGATCACCTTCTGGTAGCCGGCGGCGGTCGCCTCGGGGGTGCCGCAGCTCTGGCCCAGCTTGTTGCCGCCGTAGCCGCCGATCGAGACCGAGACGTCGCCGCCCTTGTCGCGGATCTTCTGGATCACGGCCGGCATGGTGGTGTCGGTGTCGATCGAGGAGGTGCCGCCCCAGGCGGGCTTGCAGCCGCCGGAGTCGAGGATGAAGGCCAGCTGGAACGCCTTCTGGCCGGTGGCGTCCATCACGGCCGCGACGTCCGGCGGGCTGTTGTCCTCCGGCATCAGGTACGGCGCGGAGGCGTACCAGTTGCTGCTGAGTGCGGTGCTGGCGCTGGCGGAGGCGAGCGCGTCGCCGCCGGTGGCCAGCGCGGTCAGGCCACCGGCCAGCAGGCCGAAGGCGGCCATGGCCGTCACGGCGCGGCGGCGCCGACGGTGGCGGCCGGGTACGGGAGGTGCGGATGCCACCGGGGGCCGGCTTCGTTCCATGGTGAACCTCTCAGGGCAGGCTGTGGGGGAGGCCGCCCGCCCAGGGTGTGGGGGGCCGTGACCCGTACGCCGGAGGGGACTTGGGCGCCGGGCAGCGGGCGGATCGGCCTGCCCCTAAGTTGGACTAGACCAGTTGACAGGTCAAGGCCTGAACGCCTGCGGAACGCCCGCGGCCGATGATTTGACCAACCGTTGACCCGCGGGCGAGGGCGCGCGGACACCGCTCTCCGGTCGTCGCCCGCCGCCGCCGGACGGCTGTTCGTCGCCGCACGAGCGGCCGTCCGTCCGTCGGTCGGCCCGTCGGCCGGTTTGTCAGGCGGCCCGGCACCCCGCCGTCGGCCGGTCGGAGACAGCCGGAAGGGGCGCGCCGCGCAGCAAGTGCGTGGTGCGCCCCTTCCGCCGAGGTCCGGTCGAGGCCCGGCCGTCGGAAGCCGGCAGCCGTCAGGCCTGGCCGAGCGGCTCCGAGGGGTTGAGCAGCACGAAGTCCGCTCCGTTCGGGTCGAGGCAGACGGCGAGCCGGCCGACCCCCTCCGCGTCCTGCGGGCCCATCTGGACGCTGCCGCCGTTACCGGTCACCTTGGCGACCGAGGCGTCGCAGTCCGCCGTGCCGAACACCGGATGCCAGTAGGCCTTTCCACCGGTGGCCTGCAGGAACTGCGGCGGGAGCTCCATCAGGCCGCCGTGCATCCGCTCCGGCGGCAGCCCGGCCGGGGTGATCAGGGTGTACACACCCTCGTCGCCGCCGGGGAGCGGCTGGTCCTGGTACGTCCAGCCGAAGACGCCGCCGTAGAAGGCCTGGGCGGCCTTGGAGTCGGTGGTGTAGAGCTCGATCCAGCTGAGGCTGCCGGCCGCGTCCACCAATTCCAGGGCCGGTTCGTCGCCGCCCGGCTGCCAGATCGCGAACTGCCCGCCCTGCGGGTCGGTGAGCTGGGCGATCCGGCCCCCGTCGGGGACGTCGAACGGCTTCCCGCGTACCGCGCCGCCGGCCTCGGTGACGGCCCGGGTGGTGGCGTCGGCGTCCGCGACGCGGAAGTAGACCATCCAGGCCGAGCGGGCGCCCTCCTCGGTGAGCTTGCCGATCGCGCCGACGGTACGGCCGCCGAGCTTGAGGGCGCCGTACCCCTGCGCCTCCTCGCCGTAGGACTCGAATTCCCAGCCGAAGACCGCGCTGTAGAAGCCGGCCGTGGCCTTGACGTCCGGGGCGCCGAGGTCCAGCCAGCACGGGGAGCCGGGAACGAAGTCAGTGGTGATCATGATGATTCCCTTCGGGTGTCCCTTGCCCAGCCAGATTGGCAGCCGGCACCGGCACCCGCCCGTCACCTGCGGCAGTCGGGGGACGGCTGCCGCAGGTGACGGACGGGGGACACCCGTCCTCGACCGGGGGCGGCCGTGCCGCACCCGGCGGCCCGGTGGGCGCGGGAAGCTGCGTGCCGGACCGCCGGGCGCCCGGTGCCTCAGCCCCGGGGGAGGACCACCGACTGCACCTCGGGCAGGTGGCGCCAGTCGCTGGAGACGATGCTGGCGTGCGCGGCGGCCAGCTGGGAGGCGCGAGCGCGGGCCTGGTCGGCGGTCGGGTCGGTGGCGCTGATCGCCGGGGCGACGTTCTGCGCGTCGGTCATCACCAGCAGGTAGTGCCGGGCGTCGTACCAGCCGGTGTCGACACCGGAGACGTACGCGGCCGCGTCGCCGTCGAAGACCACGAACCAGGGGCGGATCGAGGCCTCGGAGTACTGGTCGCGCGGGTCGCCGGAGCGGGCGCCGTGCACCACCGGGAACACCTGGGCGCGCGCGAGCTGGCCGGCCGCGGCGAGGTCGCGCAGGTAGCGGGCGTACTCCACGTCCGTGTGCAGGGTGTCGAAGGGGTTCTGCTCCTCGACCGTGCCGGGTATCACGTCCACCAGGACGCGCCCGGCGAGCGAGGCGCGGCTCGGCCAGTTGCCCGCACGGGCGGCCTCGTCGAGGGTGGCGTACGAGCCGCCGGCGGGCTTGGCGAGCAGGTCCGCGGGGCGCAGGACGGCGCTGCCGAGGTGGGCGGCGATCAGGGCGTCGAGCTGCGCCGGGCCCATCCCGCGGTTGGC
The sequence above is a segment of the Kitasatospora sp. NBC_00240 genome. Coding sequences within it:
- a CDS encoding FAD-dependent monooxygenase produces the protein MTFDVLIAGAGPNGLMLACELGLAGVRPVVLEQLPERSGEPKANGLVGQAVRLLDHRGLYEGLGGGPGAPRPVPHYVFGAFTLDLGGLDPNPVTILPVQQRLLEAQLEERALALGVEIRRGHRVVALTEQEHGDGDPAGGESGPVTVDVEGPDGGYRLRTRYLVGCDGGRSTVRKLAGIAFPGVTGPDLVSRTGHISLPGSLLVAGTGELDIPGFGRLRPFTHTRTERGVIVFAAPEPGKPLLSTLEWGPPPAGEDGPMTLTELRASAGRVLGVELPVEPPTSPGPHLLRRVTGGNTRLAERYRHGRVLLAGDAAHVHSAVGGPGLNLGLQDAANLGWKLAATVQGWAPPGLLDTYHAERHPVGERVFVHSQAQLALMAPGEGVTALRGLFAELLRNKDNVQHIADTLAGSDVRYAMTSAHPLAGRFVPDTDLETASGSTRPAELMRGGRPLLLDLTGGTGLPAATAAPWKDRIDVVAAGCARPPAAALLIRPDGYVAWAAAVGEPDGQVVEGLGSALAAWFGAPAADRTRPA
- a CDS encoding carbohydrate-binding protein, translated to MAAFGLLAGGLTALATGGDALASASASTALSSNWYASAPYLMPEDNSPPDVAAVMDATGQKAFQLAFILDSGGCKPAWGGTSSIDTDTTMPAVIQKIRDKGGDVSVSIGGYGGNKLGQSCGTPEATAAGYQKVITKYALKAIDFDLEEPEYENTAAIHNEIGAARILQQNNPGLYVSITTAGTNAGTGWFGQQMLNEAKSQGFTPNNFSIMPFDGGFNGAAAQTDALVKFNGLLRTTFGWSESVAYAHEGVSLMNGRTDAAEYFKQADFQTVLDFATSHGLARYTYWSVNRDRQCSGTVDPGLSGACSSVAQADWDFTKYTVKFAGATPPTSTPSASPTATASPTVSPTNPGGVCTAPPWNAGTTYTNGNQVSYAGHNYHAKWWTLNEVPTASGQWGVWGDDGPC
- a CDS encoding VOC family protein; this encodes MITTDFVPGSPCWLDLGAPDVKATAGFYSAVFGWEFESYGEEAQGYGALKLGGRTVGAIGKLTEEGARSAWMVYFRVADADATTRAVTEAGGAVRGKPFDVPDGGRIAQLTDPQGGQFAIWQPGGDEPALELVDAAGSLSWIELYTTDSKAAQAFYGGVFGWTYQDQPLPGGDEGVYTLITPAGLPPERMHGGLMELPPQFLQATGGKAYWHPVFGTADCDASVAKVTGNGGSVQMGPQDAEGVGRLAVCLDPNGADFVLLNPSEPLGQA
- a CDS encoding phosphatidylinositol-specific phospholipase C domain-containing protein, which encodes MSVRPIIAAAALFLAASAVAVAVAVPAEAAGPGDLPFGSATTVGLHNTYDPAAFPFLAQALDTGTGMIELDAWTDTVTKEWKVSHSNPLGNANNCVSATTPAQLYTGGANKNLETCLDDVRVWLGAHPAAGPLVVKLELKGGFAANRGMGPAQLDALIAAHLGSAVLRPADLLAKPAGGSYATLDEAARAGNWPSRASLAGRVLVDVIPGTVEEQNPFDTLHTDVEYARYLRDLAAAGQLARAQVFPVVHGARSGDPRDQYSEASIRPWFVVFDGDAAAYVSGVDTGWYDARHYLLVMTDAQNVAPAISATDPTADQARARASQLAAAHASIVSSDWRHLPEVQSVVLPRG